The Deinococcus terrestris genomic sequence GTGCTGCTGCGCGGCGTCGCTCGCGACGACGTGGAGCGCGGACAGGTGCTGGCCAAGCCGGGCAGCATCAAGCCGCACACCAAGTTCGAGGCCAGTGTGTATGTGCTGAGCAAGGACGAGGGTGGACGTCACAGCGCTTTCTTCGGCGGGTACCGTCCTCAGTTCTACTTCCGCACGACGGACGTGACGGGCGTGGTGGAGCTGCAAGAGGGCGTGGAGATGGTGATGCCCGGGGACAACGTGACCTTCACGGTGGACCTGATCAAGCCCATCGCCATGGAAGAAGGCCTGCGCTTCGCCATCCGTGAAGGCGGACGCACCGTCGGCGCCGGCGTCGTCACCAAGGTCCTGGAGTAAGCTCTAACCCCCACAGGGAGAAGGCCGATTGCGGCCTTCTCCTTCTTTTGTGGCCTGTGGGTGGACACTGCCCCCCGCACTGCCTATAATCCCAATGTTGCCCGCCCCAAGGCGGGCTTTTACCAGCGCCGCTTCCCCCGAGGGGCGGAGGGCTGGGAGCGCCAGTCCCGTAGGGGGCACGCGCGAAAGGAGCAGCATCATGGCGAAAGACGGACCGCGCATCATCGTGAAGATGGAAAGCACCGCTGGCACGGGCTTTTACTACACGACCACCAAGAACC encodes the following:
- a CDS encoding EF-Tu C-terminal domain-related protein, which gives rise to VLLRGVARDDVERGQVLAKPGSIKPHTKFEASVYVLSKDEGGRHSAFFGGYRPQFYFRTTDVTGVVELQEGVEMVMPGDNVTFTVDLIKPIAMEEGLRFAIREGGRTVGAGVVTKVLE